In a single window of the Melanotaenia boesemani isolate fMelBoe1 chromosome 22, fMelBoe1.pri, whole genome shotgun sequence genome:
- the mtif3 gene encoding translation initiation factor IF-3, mitochondrial: protein MSAGCVKWLLSHTVKTVSSTRPGYWTPASQLAICYKRHNLIAASWRWSPFSTEVEGTEQTPAPKKKKQDPRARVSVSSVGRKIPQREIQVISETGENLGIMHRADVIKVMDERSLKLVLLSEHKDPAVYRLMSGKQIHEEQLKLREKNKAKAVPVQVKELTFSAGMAAHDLTTKLKQVENWLKKNHHIRITLQAKGAKPAVDLDTALEQMVEQMEVMVGFVAKPKVIRDGQAATCILRPPSAKELSQKRKNKAEPQSTQSPSEAHQSQTPPVSSTDKTTVM, encoded by the exons ATGTCTGCAGGTTGTGTGAAGTGGCTTCTAAGTCACACAGTGAAAACTGTGTCCAGCACCAGGCCTGGCTACTGGACACCAGCATCACAATTAGCAATATGCTATAAAAGACATAACCTCATCGCTGCCTCATGGAGATGGTCACCTTTTTCCACAGAGGTTGAAGGTACAGAGCAGACGCCTgcaccaaagaaaaagaagcaggatcCCCGGGCTCGTGTCTCAGTCAGCAGTGTTGGCCGAAAGATCCCTCAGCGAGAGATTCAGGTGATCAGCGAAACTGGTGAGAATCTGGGCATCATGCATCGAGCTGATGTAATCAAAGTCATGGATGAGAGGAGTCTCAAATTAGTACTACTGAGTGAACACAAAGACCCCGCGGTTTACAGACTGATGAGTGGCAAGCAGATCCACGAGGAGCAGCTGAAACTGCGAGAGAAAAACAAGGCGAAAGCAG TTCCTGTGCAGGTGAAGGAGCTCACCTTTTCAGCTGGCATGGCAGCTCATGACCTCACCACCAAACTGAAACAAGTAGAGAATTGGTTGAAGAAGAACCACCACATTAGGATCACTCTGCAGGCAAAAGGTGCAAAACCCGCTGTTGACCTG GACACGGCTCTGGAGCAAATGGTGGAACAGATGGAGGTAATGGTGGGGTTTGTTGCCAAACCAAAAGTCATAAGAGATGGTCAAGCAGCCACGTGCATCCTCAGACCGCCGTCAGCGAAAGAACTgtcacaaaaaaggaaaaacaaagctgagccACAGTCCACACAATCCCCGTCTGAGGCACATCAGAGTCAAACGCCTCCTGTTAGCAGCACAGACAAAACAACAGTAATGTga